A single genomic interval of Zingiber officinale cultivar Zhangliang chromosome 4A, Zo_v1.1, whole genome shotgun sequence harbors:
- the LOC121970110 gene encoding F-box protein At5g39450-like: MERGRLWMENCGSRLFLSLPDDVLALISDHLRPADLCALSLCCRGLRPAIAASEKVWLAQCRRLSPPPHALPLWREGVRSYRALCRFLAAVAPLLGVWVHQNPELGNVVCVLWGFLSVVGVRVIPQELGPLGLDEGPLLWAPVFEILADDDGSPSCFFLHGRGENGEESLFPGSIGSIDSSCNILLLEVEARHKETGFHQSWIFSSIADSKDPTFVRRLRRCDTNTASAPAAALLPPPLIPFARLPFSDRRGLLDRVAGRVALDVPPDLTAAPLFDHCDNAEQLAHRRSVIVKMHKQLNGGRIDWKDYQLEERSAQHKSAANGDELHHHYKRNALFSVAAYFRDGFKQFIARSNPRDLTSHKKHPPLHQFLMPGDSLGLSLRAAHMRLTTYRAWPDMHDNWFALYKLRMPIPTAGHELAGLWGGTFGWPPARPSQDKPGKALFFLRLTYEEEEGRPLLVATKLLEGTHYVLHPNGSAMFVAKVDEASSDAFPWDNDGEMEVKQSYTGEGIAGGYGFRYPGCKPGALFVLQNGLLAFVWKESKSVLMLQRIDLPELLKKGERVATLPPVANFCYLTKSYSNVFVGVHNSSSSNGSCIHHAI, encoded by the coding sequence ATGGAAAGGGGCCGCCTTTGGATGGAGAACTGCGGCTCCCGTCTTTTCCTGTCGCTGCCGGACGACGTGCTTGCGCTCATCTCGGATCATCTCCGTCCGGCCGATCTCTGCGCGCTGAGCCTTTGCTGCCGCGGTCTCCGACCGGCGATCGCCGCCTCCGAGAAGGTCTGGCTTGCGCAGTGCCGCCGTCTCAGCCCGCCGCCGCATGCGCTCCCCCTCTGGCGCGAGGGCGTGCGGTCTTACCGCGCCCTCTGCCGCTTCCTCGCCGCCGTCGCGCCGCTACTCGGCGTTTGGGTCCACCAGAACCCCGAGCTCGGCAACGTGGTGTGCGTCCTCTGGGGATTCCTCTCCGTCGTCGGCGTTCGCGTCATACCTCAGGAGCTCGGGCCGCTGGGTCTCGACGAGGGGCCTCTGCTTTGGGCGCCGGTGTTTGAGATCCTTGCCGACGACGATGGATCTCCCTCCTGTTTCTTTCTCCATGGCCGTGGCGAGAACGGAGAGGAATCCCTCTTCCCCGGCTCCATCGGATCCATCGACTCCTCCTGCAACATCCTCCTCCTCGAGGTCGAGGCCCGCCACAAAGAGACAGGCTTTCATCAATCCTGGATCTTCTCATCCATCGCCGACAGCAAAGATCCCACCTTTGTGAGACGACTTCGCCGGTGTGACACCAACACGGCCTCTGCTCCCGCTGCAGCACTACTGCCTCCTCCGCTCATCCCATTCGCGCGACTTCCATTCAGCGATCGTCGCGGGCTTCTAGACCGAGTGGCTGGCAGAGTCGCCCTCGATGTCCCGCCGGATCTGACCGCCGCTCCTCTATTCGATCATTGTGACAACGCAGAGCAGTTGGCCCATCGCCGGTCTGTGATCGTCAAGATGCACAAGCAGCTGAACGGAGGGCGAATCGATTGGAAAGACTACCAATTGGAGGAACGCTCGGCGCAGCACAAAAGCGCTGCGAATGGAGATGAGCTCCACCACCACTACAAACGAAACGCCCTATTCTCCGTGGCAGCGTACTTTAGAGACGGATTCAAACAATTCATCGCCAGGTCGAATCCCCGTGATTTGACATCCCACAAGAAGCACCCGCCGCTGCACCAGTTCTTGATGCCCGGCGACAGCCTCGGTCTGAGCTTGCGAGCTGCGCACATGAGGTTGACCACGTACAGAGCGTGGCCCGACATGCACGACAACTGGTTCGCTCTCTACAAACTCCGTATGCCGATCCCAACCGCCGGTCACGAGCTCGCGGGGCTATGGGGTGGCACCTTCGGCTGGCCTCCGGCGCGGCCGTCGCAGGACAAGCCGGGGAAGGCTCTATTCTTCCTTCGTCTCACCTACGAGGAAGAAGAGGGACGGCCTCTTTTGGTCGCCACCAAGCTACTGGAAGGCACCCACTACGTCCTTCACCCCAATGGCTCCGCAATGTTCGTGGCTAAGGTCGACGAGGCATCGTCGGATGCATTCCCGTGGGACAACGACGGTGAGATGGAAGTGAAGCAGAGTTACACCGGGGAGGGAATCGCCGGTGGGTACGGATTCCGGTACCCTGGATGCAAGCCCGGCGCCTTGTTCGTGCTCCAGAACGGGCTGCTCGCGTTCGTGTGGAAGGAGTCGAAGTCGGTACTGATGCTGCAGAGGATCGACCTGCCGGAGCTGCTCAAGAAAGGAGAAAGAGTGGCGACGCTGCCTCCGGTCGCCAACTTTTGCTACCTCACCAAGTCCTACTCCAATGTCTTTGTTGGCGTTCACAATAGCAGCAGTTCAAATGGTTCATGTATACACCACGCTATCTAA